From Ruminococcus sp. HUN007, a single genomic window includes:
- the rnr gene encoding ribonuclease R, with protein MANTKHSTSYYKNKILLVLNQAGKKPLTRNDMIAKSKCKKTESDVFKKALDELKSEGLICDQKKGYVLCSRMGYFKATVKRISKTFGFIEKDEDQTEVFIPGKFLMGAMPGDKVIANLIPSRTGKPEGEVISIVETADATITGVLDQEYRELFIIPDTMSKTAVRVVENECGAKPGDKVIARIIARGTSHSAHKAAIVSTFGSSEKASSCAMALLKVSGISLEFPADAQAEAKKLSEDGIRPEDLKKRLDLRDEIIFTIDSAESKDLDDAISITRTDSGYQLGVHIADVSHYVKGNSPLDKEALVRGTSVYYADRVVPMLPKELSNGICSLNPDEDRLAFSCLIDLDKQAKIKGYKFHKTVIRSAVKGVYKEINTILDGTATDETKQKYARVNDNIFIMNELADILMENRDKRGAPSLETSESKLIINENDICVDVVPRTRGKSEMIIEEFMLLANQCAANLARTSKIPFVYRIHEDPSLEKLADMKDFLTRMNIEFPHFSEVKPAHFAEILKNNRDSEKFPVINNILLRSMAKAKYAPDPVGHFGLALEDYSHFTSPIRRYPDLAIHRILTDLVSGCDAEWLTKRYQSFVTNASERSTSTEITAVKIERDCEACYMAEYMKAHLGEEFEGIISSVTDFGFYVELDNTVEGLVHINTLEDDTYEYDGLVSLKGERSGKIFALGDKVKVQCTASNVNSGNIDFSIVKEA; from the coding sequence ATGGCGAACACCAAACATTCAACCAGCTACTACAAGAACAAAATACTGCTCGTACTGAACCAGGCCGGAAAAAAGCCTCTGACACGAAACGATATGATCGCCAAATCAAAGTGCAAGAAAACTGAAAGCGACGTTTTCAAAAAAGCACTTGATGAACTTAAATCCGAAGGACTTATCTGCGACCAGAAAAAAGGCTATGTCCTCTGCTCACGCATGGGATATTTCAAGGCCACTGTAAAGAGAATAAGCAAGACTTTCGGCTTCATAGAAAAGGACGAGGATCAGACTGAAGTTTTCATTCCGGGTAAATTCCTTATGGGTGCAATGCCGGGAGACAAGGTAATCGCAAATCTCATTCCTTCAAGAACGGGAAAGCCGGAGGGTGAGGTTATTTCAATAGTCGAAACCGCTGATGCAACAATAACCGGTGTACTTGATCAGGAATACAGGGAACTGTTCATAATTCCTGATACAATGTCGAAGACTGCTGTAAGAGTAGTCGAAAACGAGTGCGGTGCAAAGCCGGGCGACAAGGTAATCGCACGTATAATTGCAAGGGGTACGAGTCACTCAGCCCACAAGGCTGCGATCGTTTCAACCTTCGGAAGTTCGGAAAAGGCAAGCAGCTGTGCAATGGCACTTCTTAAGGTAAGCGGTATTTCACTCGAATTTCCGGCAGATGCACAGGCTGAAGCGAAGAAGCTTTCCGAAGACGGCATAAGACCGGAAGATCTGAAAAAGCGTCTTGATCTCCGTGACGAGATCATCTTCACGATAGACAGCGCAGAGTCGAAGGACCTTGACGATGCTATTTCCATCACACGCACTGACAGCGGATACCAGCTGGGCGTACATATTGCAGACGTTTCACACTACGTAAAAGGCAATTCACCGCTCGACAAGGAAGCTCTTGTCCGCGGAACCAGTGTTTACTATGCCGACAGAGTTGTTCCTATGCTTCCGAAGGAGCTTTCAAACGGCATCTGCTCACTCAATCCGGACGAAGACAGACTTGCTTTCTCATGTCTTATCGACCTTGACAAGCAGGCAAAAATAAAGGGATACAAGTTCCACAAAACAGTCATCCGCTCCGCGGTAAAAGGCGTTTACAAGGAGATCAACACAATCCTTGACGGCACTGCCACTGACGAGACAAAGCAGAAATACGCCCGCGTAAACGACAATATCTTCATTATGAACGAACTTGCCGACATACTCATGGAAAACCGTGACAAGCGCGGTGCTCCGTCACTTGAAACAAGCGAAAGCAAGCTTATCATCAACGAGAACGACATCTGCGTGGACGTTGTTCCGAGAACGCGCGGCAAGAGCGAAATGATCATCGAGGAATTCATGCTTCTTGCGAACCAGTGTGCCGCAAATCTTGCAAGAACTTCAAAGATACCGTTTGTTTACCGTATCCACGAAGATCCTTCGCTCGAAAAGCTCGCTGACATGAAGGATTTCCTCACACGTATGAACATCGAATTCCCGCATTTTTCAGAAGTCAAGCCGGCTCATTTTGCTGAGATACTCAAAAACAACCGCGACAGCGAAAAGTTCCCGGTCATCAACAACATCCTTCTCCGCTCGATGGCGAAGGCGAAGTACGCTCCGGATCCGGTGGGACATTTCGGTCTTGCCCTGGAGGACTACTCACACTTTACATCTCCTATCAGACGTTACCCGGACCTTGCCATTCACAGAATACTGACCGATCTTGTTTCCGGATGTGACGCTGAATGGCTTACAAAGCGTTACCAGTCGTTCGTTACAAACGCATCCGAGCGCTCGACTTCTACGGAAATAACAGCCGTAAAGATAGAACGCGACTGCGAAGCCTGCTACATGGCGGAATACATGAAGGCACATCTCGGTGAGGAATTTGAAGGTATCATTTCATCTGTTACAGACTTCGGTTTCTACGTTGAGCTTGACAATACCGTTGAAGGACTTGTTCACATCAACACACTTGAAGACGACACATACGAATACGACGGACTGGTTTCACTCAAAGGTGAACGTTCCGGAAAAATTTTCGCCCTCGGCGACAAGGTAAAAGTTCAGTGCACCGCTTCAAACGTAAACAGCGGAAACATTGATTTCAGCATTGTAAAGGAAGCATAA
- a CDS encoding DUF4340 domain-containing protein has translation MSSSVKYLIAGLSAVALLVGGIVAMNMTDPSKKEAENSESSAVGENTQEPLYTGSSDDIVTVEVKNDAGGYTVKRKTKATDSAQAVFTVDGLENVTLDTNLVDGFAPQAKELVPVMTVDENPSDLSIFGLDKPKAEVKITFDGDSAGSTEFLVGNDSPGGSIYLKLKDSPAVYTVSASFAKSYLYEKEYFVSKSVLEKPEDKDMPVVKKITIERPDLEKPIILQYTGEDKSGGTAAAHKMISPVDAYLDVSRSADYTHGLFGLTAENVLSLSPSKEELAVAGIETPSCTVTMETDNGKTYVLKTGIEYGGTEDEEKGYTGYFEGTDVLWKFDKSAVPWVTLKPEDITSSLVFGSYIYDLKSMTVKAGDKTEKLEFTGNDADSYKVMLNGKDLDTERYKSFYQAVIKAPAEEIYTSDEGKGELKASFVLTYNNGDPDEEICFYADTAETNKMIITKNGKASFKCHASFVERSLLPNISALEGSGEFITTW, from the coding sequence ATGAGCAGCAGTGTAAAATATCTTATCGCCGGCCTTTCAGCAGTAGCACTGCTTGTCGGCGGAATAGTTGCAATGAATATGACCGATCCTTCAAAAAAGGAGGCGGAAAATTCAGAGTCATCCGCTGTCGGTGAAAATACACAGGAACCTCTTTATACAGGATCCAGTGACGATATAGTTACAGTCGAAGTAAAGAATGATGCCGGCGGATATACTGTTAAAAGAAAGACAAAAGCGACTGACAGTGCCCAGGCGGTTTTCACTGTCGACGGCCTTGAAAATGTAACACTCGATACAAACCTTGTTGACGGATTCGCTCCTCAGGCAAAGGAACTTGTACCGGTTATGACTGTCGATGAAAATCCGTCTGATCTTTCAATATTCGGACTTGACAAACCGAAGGCTGAAGTAAAGATCACATTTGACGGTGACAGCGCAGGCAGCACGGAATTTCTCGTAGGCAATGACTCGCCGGGCGGTTCTATCTATCTTAAACTCAAAGATTCTCCGGCAGTTTACACTGTGTCGGCAAGCTTTGCTAAATCATATCTTTACGAGAAGGAATACTTCGTGTCAAAGTCAGTGCTTGAAAAGCCTGAAGACAAGGATATGCCGGTCGTAAAGAAAATAACCATCGAAAGACCGGATCTTGAAAAGCCGATAATCCTTCAGTACACAGGAGAAGACAAATCCGGCGGAACAGCGGCAGCTCATAAAATGATCTCGCCTGTTGATGCATATCTCGATGTCAGCAGATCTGCCGATTACACACACGGACTTTTCGGACTTACAGCTGAAAACGTGCTCAGCCTTTCTCCTTCAAAGGAAGAACTTGCTGTAGCAGGTATTGAAACACCGTCGTGTACGGTAACAATGGAAACTGACAACGGCAAAACCTATGTACTTAAGACCGGTATTGAATACGGCGGAACAGAGGACGAGGAAAAAGGATATACGGGTTATTTCGAAGGAACTGATGTGCTCTGGAAATTCGATAAGAGTGCAGTTCCGTGGGTGACACTTAAACCTGAGGACATTACCTCTTCTCTTGTGTTCGGTTCATATATCTATGACCTTAAGAGCATGACAGTAAAGGCCGGGGATAAGACTGAAAAATTAGAGTTTACCGGAAATGACGCTGACAGCTACAAGGTAATGCTCAACGGAAAGGATCTGGATACCGAAAGGTACAAGTCTTTCTATCAGGCTGTTATCAAAGCTCCTGCAGAAGAAATCTATACTTCTGATGAGGGAAAAGGTGAACTTAAGGCTTCATTTGTACTCACGTACAATAACGGTGATCCTGATGAGGAGATCTGCTTCTATGCAGACACTGCGGAAACCAACAAGATGATAATAACCAAGAATGGTAAAGCTTCATTCAAGTGCCATGCATCATTTGTAGAAAGATCACTTCTTCCGAATATTTCCGCACTTGAAGGCAGCGGCGAATTCATTACCACCTGGTAA
- a CDS encoding GldG family protein produces the protein MSKEEKEIKNNETAAGSDVTSEKPKKEKPAKEKKPFNTRKLKYGSLSAAITAVFIAAVVLLNVFASQLTDRYGLKIDTTKEQLFEISDTTIDYLKGLQEDVTIDVMADEAELDTGSKFYKLEKEVAEKYAQNSDRIKVNFYDIEKHPEIVTKYSAYTTENISKASVVVFCDGRIKVLQLSDFYEIETNYQTYEQSIKAITAEEKLTSAIMFVADPNPPTVAVLSCQQSDAVRTSVSQLPTILENNGYTVETVDPLTQDIKPEYSALILAAPYSDLTETVIEKIRTYLENGGNYGKNLIYFASFDQRETPNLDAFLEEWGIKVGKGYVSNVNSAELLKIGIAGLQNYYVVPQAKLTSGNESLVKSNDLPVAMPMARPLELTFSEGDGRETEVILKTSETSFVADENTTQDNMNDLPQAEQNVLVRGSKHKFVGEEKISSSIYACGSAFFIDYYITSTNALNNQELAVSLVNKCSGKDTGVTILSKSLVIEPLNISEKSMRTVVLLVEVCIPLAIALTGLAVYLRRRNR, from the coding sequence ATGAGTAAAGAAGAAAAAGAAATAAAGAATAATGAAACGGCTGCCGGTTCTGATGTGACTTCAGAAAAGCCGAAGAAGGAAAAACCGGCTAAGGAGAAAAAGCCGTTTAATACAAGAAAGCTGAAGTACGGTTCGCTTTCAGCAGCTATCACTGCAGTTTTTATCGCAGCAGTTGTACTTCTTAATGTATTTGCCTCACAGCTTACTGACCGTTACGGTCTCAAGATCGATACAACAAAGGAACAGCTTTTTGAGATCTCTGATACCACCATCGATTACCTGAAGGGACTCCAGGAAGATGTTACTATCGATGTAATGGCCGATGAAGCTGAACTTGATACAGGCAGCAAGTTCTATAAGCTCGAGAAGGAAGTTGCTGAAAAGTATGCTCAGAACAGCGACAGGATCAAGGTAAACTTCTACGATATTGAAAAGCATCCTGAAATAGTTACAAAGTACTCAGCTTATACTACTGAAAATATTTCAAAAGCCAGTGTAGTAGTATTCTGCGATGGCAGAATCAAGGTCCTTCAGCTGTCAGATTTCTATGAAATAGAAACAAACTATCAGACATATGAGCAGAGCATAAAGGCTATTACAGCGGAGGAAAAGCTGACTTCAGCAATAATGTTCGTTGCTGATCCTAATCCGCCGACAGTGGCTGTTCTCTCATGCCAGCAGTCAGATGCTGTCAGGACATCAGTTTCACAGCTCCCGACTATTCTTGAAAACAACGGATATACAGTTGAGACAGTCGATCCGCTTACACAGGATATAAAGCCTGAATATTCAGCTCTTATTCTTGCAGCACCTTATTCAGACCTTACCGAAACTGTTATCGAAAAGATCAGAACTTATCTTGAAAACGGCGGAAACTACGGCAAAAACCTTATTTACTTTGCAAGCTTTGACCAGCGTGAAACACCTAACCTTGATGCATTCCTCGAGGAATGGGGAATCAAAGTCGGCAAGGGCTATGTAAGCAATGTAAACAGTGCTGAACTTCTCAAGATCGGTATTGCCGGCCTTCAGAACTATTATGTAGTGCCGCAGGCAAAGCTTACTTCAGGAAATGAAAGCCTTGTAAAGTCAAACGATCTTCCTGTTGCAATGCCGATGGCAAGACCTCTTGAACTCACTTTCAGCGAGGGCGACGGCAGAGAAACTGAAGTTATTCTCAAGACATCTGAAACTTCTTTTGTAGCTGATGAAAACACAACACAGGATAACATGAATGATCTTCCTCAGGCAGAACAGAACGTTCTCGTACGCGGAAGCAAGCATAAGTTTGTCGGCGAGGAAAAGATCTCAAGCAGTATTTATGCATGCGGTTCAGCATTTTTCATTGACTACTATATTACAAGCACAAATGCACTCAACAACCAGGAACTTGCTGTAAGCCTTGTAAACAAGTGCTCAGGCAAGGATACAGGTGTTACAATACTTTCAAAGAGCCTTGTTATCGAACCGCTGAATATTTCAGAAAAGAGCATGCGTACAGTAGTGCTTCTTGTTGAAGTATGCATTCCTCTTGCAATTGCGCTGACAGGCCTTGCAGTTTATCTGAGGAGACGTAACCGATGA
- a CDS encoding ABC transporter permease has product MGAIFRREMGAFFSSAIAYIFLGVLFEIAGFFFVNGTLAYGTTDLSGTFGSVFLFLIFLIPLMTMKLFSEEKRQRTEQGLLTAPISITEMVLGKYFAALTLYTIGISIFLLFALIIEFFGGVVWATVLSNFVALFFLGAAFIAVSLFVSTLTENQIISAILGFLSLLVLYLIDSIADSVNVDFISKILKTLSFYARYNEFVTGLFNLSSVIFFVSVAVVFNFLSVRVFEKRRWS; this is encoded by the coding sequence ATGGGCGCTATATTCAGACGTGAAATGGGAGCTTTTTTCAGCTCAGCCATTGCTTATATTTTCCTTGGCGTACTTTTTGAAATCGCCGGATTTTTCTTTGTAAACGGAACACTTGCATACGGAACAACTGATCTTTCAGGAACATTCGGATCGGTATTCCTTTTCCTGATCTTCCTTATTCCTCTTATGACCATGAAGCTGTTCTCCGAGGAAAAAAGGCAGAGAACAGAGCAGGGACTTCTCACAGCTCCTATCAGTATAACGGAAATGGTGCTCGGCAAGTACTTTGCTGCACTTACACTTTATACTATCGGTATTTCAATATTCCTTTTATTCGCTCTTATCATTGAGTTTTTCGGCGGCGTTGTATGGGCTACCGTGCTTTCAAACTTCGTGGCACTGTTTTTCTTAGGCGCAGCATTCATTGCAGTATCACTTTTTGTTTCAACACTTACTGAGAACCAGATCATTTCTGCTATTCTCGGTTTCCTTTCACTTCTGGTTCTTTACCTTATAGATTCTATCGCAGATTCAGTAAATGTTGATTTCATTTCAAAAATTCTCAAGACTCTTTCATTCTACGCAAGATACAACGAATTTGTAACAGGCCTCTTTAACCTTTCAAGCGTGATCTTCTTTGTGAGCGTTGCTGTTGTATTTAATTTCCTTTCAGTAAGAGTTTTTGAAAAGCGTCGCTGGAGCTAA
- a CDS encoding ABC transporter ATP-binding protein, with protein MIEVRNLCKHYGDKKAVNNISFEVKDGEILGFLGPNGAGKSTTMNMITGYISSTSGEAIINGVDIMENPKKAKSFIGYLPEIPPIYVDMTVGSYLNFVYDLKKCKLPRSKHIKDVCDLVKITDVKDRIIKNLSKGYKQRVGLAQALIGNPPVLILDEPTVGLDPKQIIEIRSLIKRLGKNHTVILSSHILSEIQAVCDRIVIINKGTLVADGTADELANNMSGDHKMIAQIEGPRKDVYTAVRNLPDVVSVAADMERGENIYDYEIETKPGTDIRKALNKLIRERGWDLLMLQPNILTLEDVFLKIITGEHEMKQALSEEQKQNIAKAVDVKGKVDAAAGDLREVLEGIEAKKKAEASAAEEDTAEETAAAPEVSETDENSEAESDSEEKEGDEE; from the coding sequence GTGATTGAAGTAAGAAATTTATGCAAGCACTACGGTGACAAAAAGGCTGTCAACAATATTTCATTTGAAGTAAAAGACGGCGAGATCCTTGGCTTCCTCGGACCTAACGGTGCCGGAAAGTCCACGACCATGAACATGATCACAGGATACATATCCTCGACTTCAGGTGAAGCTATCATCAACGGCGTTGATATCATGGAAAATCCTAAGAAGGCAAAGTCCTTTATCGGCTATCTTCCGGAAATTCCGCCTATCTACGTTGATATGACAGTCGGATCTTATCTTAACTTTGTGTACGATCTGAAAAAATGCAAGCTTCCGAGAAGCAAGCATATAAAAGATGTCTGTGACCTTGTAAAGATAACAGATGTAAAGGACAGAATAATCAAGAACCTTTCTAAAGGTTACAAACAGCGTGTAGGTCTTGCACAGGCACTTATCGGCAATCCGCCTGTACTCATCCTCGACGAGCCTACAGTTGGTCTTGACCCTAAGCAGATCATCGAGATCAGATCACTTATCAAGAGACTCGGAAAGAACCACACAGTTATTCTTTCCTCACATATCCTCTCCGAGATCCAGGCAGTCTGTGACCGTATCGTTATCATCAACAAGGGTACACTGGTTGCCGACGGTACTGCAGATGAACTTGCAAACAACATGTCAGGCGACCACAAGATGATCGCTCAGATCGAAGGCCCGAGAAAGGATGTCTACACAGCTGTAAGAAATCTTCCGGACGTTGTTTCAGTTGCTGCTGACATGGAACGCGGCGAAAACATCTACGACTACGAGATCGAAACAAAGCCGGGTACCGACATCAGAAAAGCACTCAACAAACTCATCAGGGAACGCGGATGGGATCTTCTCATGCTCCAGCCTAACATCCTTACACTTGAAGATGTCTTCCTCAAGATAATCACAGGCGAACACGAGATGAAGCAGGCACTTTCAGAAGAACAGAAACAGAATATAGCCAAAGCTGTTGATGTTAAGGGAAAAGTGGATGCAGCCGCTGGAGATCTGAGAGAAGTGCTTGAAGGCATTGAAGCCAAGAAGAAAGCGGAAGCTTCTGCAGCTGAAGAAGACACTGCAGAAGAAACCGCAGCAGCCCCTGAAGTTTCTGAAACAGATGAAAATTCAGAAGCAGAAAGCGACTCAGAAGAAAAAGAAGGAGATGAAGAATAA
- a CDS encoding class I tRNA ligase family protein, translating to MENEKKNDNSKANEFRKKAEERPVFPKRAVITGGMPYGNKSLHFGHIGGVFVFADVFARFLRDRIGKDNVIFVSGTDCYGSPIAEGYRKLVEAGEFEGTIRDYVERNHLKQKKTLEDYEISTNLFGASGLGRSAEIHNEVSDKVIRKLYENGHLSKITTRQFFDEKAGVFLNGRQVIGKCPVEGCQSEKAYADECDLGHQYMPENLIDPKSTLTGDTPIMKDVVNWYFNLPEFNDHLKEYVEKIKRQKNVRPLVVKTIDEFLKPPVIYIKKDFLEQYENLKASMPEHEYLEEPKKPSFTIVFKKLHDCDEACRVLTDAGVRYRTGKTLVPFRLTGNIEWGVPAPVLEGEKDLTIWVWPESLWAPISFTETYLESIGKDREDWKKFWCSKDSQVYQFIGSDNIYFYGVAEMAMAIAAQGKDGLKSDPDDGELQLPILMANNHILFLDKKASSSGAIKPPMADDLLNYYTAEQLRMHYLGLSLGQRSVSFMPKPFNPDAKEDEADPVLKDGFLLSNVFNRIIRTCIYTTQKYYDGVMPVGEVDADVLEAAKKAVLDYERFMYRFEFHQTTYVLDTYIRKASKYMAKNLGDADKKEDDELRRKTLINVFHMIRTAAVLLHPMAPKGAEMILEYLGLDESFWSWDRIFDTIADFTDGKDHKLKFLEPRVDFFTRHPSQFAQSEEE from the coding sequence ATGGAAAACGAAAAAAAGAACGATAACAGTAAAGCAAACGAATTCAGAAAAAAGGCTGAGGAGAGACCGGTATTCCCGAAAAGAGCCGTTATAACAGGCGGTATGCCTTACGGCAACAAGTCACTCCATTTCGGACACATAGGCGGTGTGTTCGTATTTGCCGATGTTTTTGCAAGATTTTTACGTGACAGAATAGGTAAGGACAACGTTATCTTCGTTTCCGGTACTGACTGCTACGGTTCACCTATCGCCGAGGGCTACAGAAAGCTCGTTGAAGCAGGTGAATTTGAAGGCACTATAAGGGACTACGTTGAAAGAAACCATCTGAAGCAGAAGAAGACACTCGAAGACTACGAGATCAGCACAAATCTTTTCGGTGCTTCAGGCCTTGGCCGTTCAGCTGAGATACACAACGAAGTATCTGATAAGGTAATCAGAAAGCTTTATGAGAACGGTCATCTTTCCAAGATAACAACAAGACAGTTCTTCGACGAAAAGGCAGGCGTTTTCCTCAACGGCCGTCAGGTAATCGGTAAATGTCCTGTTGAAGGATGTCAGTCTGAAAAGGCTTATGCCGACGAATGTGACCTCGGACATCAGTACATGCCTGAAAACCTCATCGATCCGAAGAGCACACTTACCGGTGACACACCTATCATGAAGGATGTTGTGAACTGGTACTTCAATCTTCCTGAATTCAACGATCATCTTAAGGAATACGTTGAAAAGATAAAGAGACAGAAGAACGTAAGACCGCTGGTAGTAAAGACTATCGATGAGTTTTTAAAGCCTCCTGTTATCTACATCAAGAAGGATTTCCTTGAACAGTACGAGAACCTTAAGGCTTCCATGCCGGAGCATGAATATCTTGAAGAGCCGAAGAAGCCGTCATTCACTATCGTGTTCAAAAAGCTTCACGACTGTGACGAGGCGTGCAGAGTTCTTACCGATGCCGGCGTAAGATACAGAACAGGCAAGACACTTGTTCCGTTCAGACTTACGGGTAACATCGAATGGGGCGTTCCTGCACCTGTTCTCGAAGGCGAAAAGGATCTTACCATCTGGGTATGGCCTGAATCGCTCTGGGCTCCGATCTCATTTACTGAAACTTATCTTGAATCGATCGGAAAGGACAGAGAGGACTGGAAGAAGTTCTGGTGCTCAAAGGATTCACAGGTTTACCAGTTTATCGGTTCCGACAACATCTACTTCTACGGTGTTGCTGAAATGGCAATGGCGATCGCTGCACAGGGTAAGGACGGTCTTAAGTCCGATCCTGATGACGGCGAGCTTCAGCTTCCGATCCTCATGGCCAACAACCACATTCTCTTCCTCGACAAGAAGGCAAGCAGCAGCGGTGCGATAAAGCCTCCTATGGCCGATGATCTTCTGAACTACTACACAGCTGAACAGCTCAGAATGCACTACCTCGGTTTAAGTCTCGGTCAGAGAAGCGTAAGTTTCATGCCGAAGCCGTTCAATCCTGATGCAAAGGAAGACGAGGCGGATCCGGTTCTCAAGGACGGTTTCCTCCTTTCAAACGTATTCAACCGCATCATCCGTACATGTATCTACACAACACAGAAGTACTACGACGGTGTTATGCCGGTGGGCGAAGTTGATGCAGATGTTCTCGAAGCAGCAAAGAAGGCAGTTCTCGACTACGAGAGATTTATGTACCGCTTTGAATTCCATCAGACAACATACGTTCTTGATACATACATCCGAAAAGCAAGCAAGTACATGGCAAAGAACCTCGGCGATGCTGATAAGAAGGAAGACGATGAACTCAGAAGAAAGACTCTCATCAACGTGTTCCACATGATCAGAACAGCAGCCGTTCTCCTCCATCCGATGGCTCCGAAGGGTGCAGAAATGATCCTCGAATACCTCGGACTCGACGAAAGTTTCTGGAGCTGGGACAGAATCTTCGACACAATCGCAGATTTCACCGACGGCAAGGATCACAAGCTTAAGTTCCTCGAACCAAGAGTGGATTTCTTCACACGTCATCCAAGTCAGTTCGCACAGAGCGAAGAAGAGTAA
- the gltX gene encoding glutamate--tRNA ligase, whose product MTNEEFAELLFPDIKHTPDYYEEKYPQRDLPDKAEVTRIGPSPTGFIHLGNLYSAMAGERLAHRSGGVFYLRIEDTDNKRKVEGAVESVISSLDYFNIQFDEGAEVDRQAGKVNYGPFYQRQRAEIYQTYVKDLVKRGLAYPCFCSEEELNAIRNEQSEEKVNDIGYYGKYAKCRNLSMEEAAERIKNGEPYSMRLRSQGIPGNTFKFKDEIMGEVSLPENIMDVVILKSDGIPTYHFAHAVDDHLMRTTTVIRGCEWLPSVPIHVELFNVLGFRRPKYAHTAQLMKIEDGKKRKLSKRKDPELSLGYYRELGYHPEAVRVYLLTILNSNFEEWYQKNPGVPIEEFKFSLNKMGVSGILFDLQKLDDISSNIISAKDREEVYEYFLKWMKQYKPESVPVYFGDPDKMGRIMDLCMGVGQKRRRKDFINCSQMFDFLSYFFDDIFTPEYEFGKYENMTEIIAEFKNTYDPNDDNQTWFNKLKAVADKFGYASDMKAYKAEPDKYKGNVSHIAEIIRVAVTGRKNTPDLWTIMQILGNDSCMKRLDKASEFLGR is encoded by the coding sequence ATGACAAATGAAGAGTTTGCGGAGCTTTTGTTCCCGGATATAAAGCATACACCTGATTACTATGAGGAAAAGTATCCTCAGAGAGACCTTCCTGACAAGGCTGAAGTAACACGTATAGGACCAAGCCCGACAGGATTTATCCACCTCGGAAATCTTTACAGCGCCATGGCTGGCGAACGTCTTGCACACAGAAGCGGCGGCGTTTTCTATCTCCGTATCGAAGACACTGACAACAAGCGTAAGGTTGAAGGTGCAGTTGAATCAGTTATCTCTTCACTCGATTATTTCAATATACAGTTCGACGAAGGCGCTGAAGTTGACAGACAGGCAGGAAAGGTAAACTACGGACCTTTCTATCAGAGACAGCGTGCCGAGATCTACCAGACATACGTTAAGGATCTTGTAAAGCGCGGTCTTGCTTACCCTTGCTTCTGCAGTGAGGAAGAACTCAATGCTATAAGAAACGAACAGAGCGAGGAAAAGGTAAACGACATCGGTTACTACGGAAAGTATGCGAAGTGCCGTAACTTAAGCATGGAAGAGGCTGCCGAAAGAATAAAGAACGGCGAGCCGTACAGCATGCGTCTCCGTTCACAGGGCATACCGGGAAATACCTTTAAGTTTAAGGACGAGATCATGGGTGAGGTTTCACTTCCGGAAAACATCATGGACGTTGTAATACTCAAGTCTGACGGTATTCCGACTTACCACTTTGCACATGCAGTTGACGATCATCTCATGAGAACAACTACGGTTATCCGCGGATGCGAATGGCTCCCTTCAGTTCCGATCCACGTTGAGCTCTTTAATGTACTCGGCTTCAGAAGACCGAAGTACGCACACACAGCACAGCTCATGAAGATCGAGGACGGAAAGAAGAGAAAGCTTTCCAAGAGAAAGGACCCTGAACTTTCACTCGGTTACTACAGAGAGCTCGGCTACCATCCGGAGGCAGTAAGAGTATATCTCCTTACTATCCTCAACTCAAACTTCGAGGAATGGTATCAGAAGAACCCTGGCGTTCCGATTGAGGAATTCAAGTTCTCACTTAACAAGATGGGCGTTTCCGGTATCCTCTTCGACCTCCAGAAGCTCGACGACATAAGCTCGAACATCATTTCAGCAAAGGACCGCGAGGAAGTTTACGAGTACTTCCTTAAGTGGATGAAGCAGTACAAGCCGGAATCAGTTCCTGTTTACTTCGGTGACCCGGACAAGATGGGCCGCATTATGGATCTCTGCATGGGCGTCGGTCAGAAGAGAAGACGTAAGGACTTCATCAACTGCAGCCAGATGTTTGATTTCCTAAGCTACTTCTTCGACGATATATTCACACCTGAGTACGAGTTCGGGAAGTATGAGAACATGACTGAAATAATAGCTGAATTTAAAAATACATATGATCCGAATGATGACAACCAGACATGGTTCAACAAGCTCAAAGCAGTTGCAGACAAGTTCGGATACGCTTCCGACATGAAGGCGTACAAGGCTGAACCTGACAAGTACAAGGGCAACGTAAGCCACATAGCTGAAATAATCCGTGTTGCCGTTACAGGCAGAAAGAACACACCTGATCTCTGGACTATCATGCAGATCCTCGGAAATGACAGCTGCATGAAGCGTCTCGACAAGGCGTCTGAATTTCTTGGCAGATAA